A single region of the Brachypodium distachyon strain Bd21 chromosome 3, Brachypodium_distachyon_v3.0, whole genome shotgun sequence genome encodes:
- the LOC100839117 gene encoding expansin-A15 gives MTMEASKSLPAFLALAVAAALMFLAPASAGWSQGSATFYGGSDASGTMGGACGYGNLYFTGYGKSTAALSVAMFNDGASCGQCYQISCDYQTNPQWCRQGTSVTITATNLCPANYALPSNNGGWCNPPRAHFDMAEPAWLQIGVYQGGYIPVLYQRVSCVKQGGVRFTVTGKNYFELVLVSNVGGSGSVQAMWAKSANTGQVAMSRNWGANWQCLAGLVGQAITFGVTTTGGQTIVFQNVVPASWSFGMSFISNLQFTY, from the exons ATGACAATGGAGGCGTCCAAATCTCTACCCGCcttcctcgccctcgccgtcgccgccgcgctgaTGTTCCTCGCGCCGGCCTCCGCTGGCTGGTCCCAGGGCTCGGCCACGTTCTACGGAGGCAGCGACGCCTCCGGCACCATGG GCGGCGCGTGCGGGTACGGCAACCTGTACTTTACGGGGTACGGCAAGAGCACGGCGGCGCTGAGCGTGGCGATGTTCAACGACGGCGCGTCGTGCGGGCAGTGCTACCAGATCAGCTGCGACTACCAGACGAACCCGcagtggtgccggcagggcaCCAGCGTGACCATCACGGCCACAAACCTCTGCCCGGCCAACTACGCGCTCCCCAGCAACAACGGCGGCTGGTGCAACCCGCCGCGGGCGCACTTCGACATGGCGGAGCCGGCGTGGCTGCAGATCGGGGTGTACCAGGGCGGCTACATCCCGGTGCTGTACCAGCGGGTGTCCTGCGTGAAGCAAGGAGGGGTGCGCTTCACGGTGACGGGGAAGAACTACTTCGAGCTGGTGCTCGTCAGCAACGTCGGCGGGAGCGGGTCCGTGCAGGCCATGTGGGCCAAGAGCGCCAACACGGGGCAGGTGGCCATGAGCAGGAACTGGGGCGCCAACTGGCAGTGCCTGGCAGGGCTCGTTGGTCAGGCCATCACCTTCGGCGTCACCACCACCGGCGGCCAGACCATCGTCTTCCAGAACGTCGTGCCGGCCAGCTGGAGCTTCGGCATGTCCTTCATCAGCAACCTGCAGTTCACATACTGA